A genomic window from Micromonospora ferruginea includes:
- a CDS encoding alpha/beta fold hydrolase: MAVVVRTEDGCRLWADQAGAGPPLVLCHGGPGMWDYLGPVARLLDDRVRVIRWDQRGCGRSERRGPYTVDRFVADLDAVREQLGGPRVAVLGHSWGAHLALRYALDHPERVSHLVYVSGTGIDPERGWHPHYERNLRRRLEPHRDRWEALEAGPHTPAVEREQAVLQWSADFADPDTALRHAEDMATPWLGLNRDCNRAVNAEVKRELREADLAARCRALDLPVLIIDGPEDIRPRSGVDSLHQALSNCERVSLPGSGHLPWVESPYDFRLAVTTFIDATA, encoded by the coding sequence ATGGCCGTGGTCGTGCGTACCGAAGATGGTTGTCGCCTGTGGGCCGACCAGGCCGGCGCCGGGCCGCCGCTGGTGCTGTGTCACGGCGGTCCGGGCATGTGGGACTACCTCGGCCCGGTCGCCCGGCTGCTCGACGACCGCGTCCGCGTCATCCGGTGGGACCAGCGCGGGTGTGGGCGCTCCGAGCGGCGCGGGCCGTACACGGTCGACCGTTTCGTCGCCGACCTCGACGCGGTCCGCGAGCAACTCGGCGGTCCCCGGGTCGCGGTGCTCGGCCATTCGTGGGGCGCGCACCTGGCCCTGCGGTACGCGCTCGACCACCCCGAGCGGGTCAGTCACCTGGTCTACGTCTCCGGCACCGGCATCGACCCGGAACGCGGCTGGCACCCGCACTACGAGCGGAATCTCCGGCGGCGGCTCGAACCTCATCGGGACCGGTGGGAGGCGCTGGAGGCCGGCCCGCACACTCCGGCCGTGGAACGCGAGCAGGCGGTCCTGCAGTGGTCGGCCGACTTCGCCGACCCGGACACCGCGCTGCGACACGCCGAGGACATGGCCACGCCCTGGCTGGGTCTCAACCGCGACTGCAACCGGGCCGTCAACGCCGAGGTGAAACGGGAGCTGAGAGAGGCCGACCTGGCCGCGCGGTGCCGGGCGCTCGACCTACCCGTGCTAATTATCGACGGCCCGGAGGACATCCGTCCCCGCTCGGGAGTCGACTCGCTGCACCAAGCGCTGTCGAACTGCGAGCGGGTGAGCCTCCCCGGATCCGGTCATCTGCCGTGGGTCGAGAGTCCGTACGACTTCCGTCTAGCGGTCACCACCTTCATCGACGCGACGGCGTGA
- a CDS encoding rhodanese-like domain-containing protein: MSSVLSAAPADPAAAAAHFAARLSFETDVSDVHADLHTAVTGLLVVDSRSAEAWDQGHLPGAVHLPTTEVPARAADLVPPGAVVVTYCWGPGCNGATRAALAFARLGHHVKEMLGGYEYWVREGFPVESAAGVVSRPVDPLTAPLRAAAGCGC; this comes from the coding sequence ATGTCTTCCGTACTTTCCGCCGCCCCGGCCGATCCCGCCGCCGCGGCCGCCCACTTCGCCGCCCGACTGAGCTTCGAGACCGACGTCAGCGACGTGCACGCCGATCTGCACACCGCCGTGACCGGATTGCTCGTGGTCGACTCGCGCAGTGCCGAGGCGTGGGACCAGGGTCACCTGCCCGGCGCGGTGCACCTGCCCACCACGGAGGTCCCGGCGCGAGCGGCGGACCTGGTCCCGCCGGGCGCGGTGGTCGTCACCTACTGCTGGGGGCCGGGTTGCAACGGCGCCACCCGTGCCGCGCTGGCCTTCGCCCGACTCGGTCACCATGTCAAGGAGATGCTCGGCGGATACGAGTACTGGGTGCGGGAGGGTTTCCCGGTGGAGAGCGCCGCCGGTGTGGTGAGCCGGCCGGTCGACCCGTTGACCGCGCCGCTGCGGGCGGCGGCCGGCTGCGGCTGCTGA
- a CDS encoding DUF7008 domain-containing protein — protein MSSVRTGTPVPSTGRLESSRDRPETALLDLQKQAKKLEKDLREQAESVDELRRDDDALTVAGIYAPGRDLGKVSADLIADEHAPHLADLRYKEPGLAKRADWEQMWDLQRQEDALPDEAAKRELRKGIPVPPKCTSADFLKGGYCKHWGKLDVTQGRFVLYPDARRDGDPSLLVGWAGRDHREHAQALATPVVAREQEDGWAADRLLPLVAGLREILPWVRHWYGEFDPTWGASPADIYAGFLAETTNRLHLTDEALTSWRPPKATSGRRTKQ, from the coding sequence ATGAGCTCGGTACGTACGGGTACCCCCGTCCCGTCGACGGGACGGCTAGAGTCTTCGCGTGACCGACCGGAAACTGCTCTTCTTGACCTGCAGAAGCAGGCCAAGAAGCTGGAAAAGGACCTGCGGGAGCAGGCCGAGTCAGTCGACGAGCTGCGCCGCGACGACGACGCGCTCACCGTCGCCGGCATCTACGCGCCCGGTCGGGATCTCGGCAAGGTGAGTGCCGACCTGATCGCCGACGAGCACGCGCCGCACCTGGCCGACTTGCGCTACAAGGAGCCGGGGCTGGCTAAGCGGGCCGACTGGGAGCAGATGTGGGACCTGCAACGGCAGGAGGACGCGCTGCCCGACGAGGCCGCGAAGCGGGAGTTACGCAAGGGGATCCCGGTGCCGCCGAAGTGCACCTCGGCGGATTTCCTCAAGGGCGGCTACTGCAAGCACTGGGGCAAGCTCGACGTAACCCAAGGACGCTTCGTCTTGTACCCCGATGCCCGCCGCGACGGTGACCCATCCCTGCTGGTCGGCTGGGCCGGCCGGGACCACCGCGAGCATGCCCAGGCCCTCGCCACCCCGGTCGTCGCCCGCGAGCAGGAGGATGGCTGGGCCGCCGACCGGCTCTTGCCGCTGGTCGCGGGATTGCGCGAGATCCTGCCCTGGGTACGCCACTGGTACGGCGAGTTCGACCCGACGTGGGGTGCCTCGCCGGCGGACATCTACGCCGGCTTCCTTGCCGAGACGACCAATCGGCTACACCTCACCGATGAGGCACTCACTTCGTGGCGCCCGCCGAAGGCCACCAGCGGCCGCAGAACCAAGCAGTGA
- a CDS encoding helix-turn-helix domain-containing protein, producing the protein MTVAPAGNDAGRSVAVLAYDGMSAFELGIVTEVFGLPRPELDVGWYDLAVCAERPEPVRMLGGATLSTANGLDVFESAQTVIVPGVGDVHGALSPAVTAALRRARRRGARIVSICSGAFALAAAGLLDGRRATTHWRYAELLQRRFPLVRVDPNVLYVDDDGVLSSAGSAAGLDLCVHLIRTDFGPTVANAVARRLVIPPHRDGGQAQFIETPVAVGHDDDRISRSMAWAMSNLDRPLTVGELARQAHMSTRTYLRHFKLASGTSPIRWLVAQRIQASLALLETTTASIDEIAAATGFESAVTYRHHFARAMRTSPSAYRRAFRVAAVGTS; encoded by the coding sequence ATGACCGTGGCACCCGCCGGGAACGACGCCGGCCGGAGCGTGGCGGTGCTGGCCTACGACGGGATGTCCGCCTTCGAGCTGGGCATCGTGACGGAGGTGTTCGGGCTGCCCCGGCCGGAACTCGACGTCGGCTGGTACGACCTCGCGGTCTGCGCCGAGCGCCCGGAGCCGGTGCGGATGCTCGGCGGCGCCACGCTGTCCACCGCCAACGGGCTGGACGTGTTCGAGTCCGCGCAGACTGTGATCGTTCCCGGGGTCGGCGACGTGCACGGCGCGCTCTCGCCCGCGGTGACCGCCGCGTTGCGCCGGGCGCGCCGGCGCGGAGCCCGGATCGTCTCGATCTGTTCGGGCGCGTTCGCGCTGGCCGCCGCCGGGCTGCTCGACGGCCGGCGCGCCACCACCCACTGGCGCTACGCGGAGCTGCTGCAGAGACGCTTCCCTCTGGTCCGGGTCGACCCGAACGTCCTCTACGTCGACGACGACGGTGTGCTGAGCAGCGCCGGCAGCGCGGCCGGGCTCGACCTGTGCGTCCACCTGATCCGCACCGACTTCGGCCCCACCGTCGCCAACGCGGTGGCCCGCCGGCTGGTCATTCCGCCGCACCGCGACGGCGGACAGGCGCAGTTCATCGAGACTCCGGTCGCGGTCGGTCACGACGACGACCGGATCAGCCGGAGCATGGCGTGGGCGATGAGCAACCTCGACCGGCCCCTCACCGTCGGCGAACTCGCCCGGCAGGCGCACATGTCGACCCGCACCTACCTGCGTCACTTCAAGCTCGCCAGCGGAACCAGCCCGATCCGGTGGCTGGTCGCGCAGCGGATCCAGGCGAGCCTGGCGCTGCTCGAGACGACCACCGCGTCGATCGACGAGATCGCCGCCGCGACGGGCTTCGAGAGCGCGGTGACCTATCGGCACCACTTCGCGCGGGCGATGAGGACCTCGCCATCGGCGTACCGGCGGGCCTTCCGGGTCGCGGCGGTGGGGACGAGCTGA
- a CDS encoding Pycsar system effector family protein: MENVRRTPRHPHLDPWRDLQVGLATAASFQSAIRYADTKALALLAIEGGVATAVVDRVVPQTVGGTPSAALLVASLALLFVAGLAIAAWQLTLALRPRLDSARSTNRFAFPNLARRQDNSPPAPVRQHRDEVWDLVTELAHIAMAKHHRVRRSMPWMMLAMASAGGLMLLSILRGG; this comes from the coding sequence ATGGAGAACGTTCGACGAACGCCCAGACACCCCCACCTCGACCCGTGGCGTGATCTTCAGGTCGGCTTGGCTACGGCAGCCTCGTTCCAGAGCGCCATTCGATACGCCGACACCAAGGCCCTCGCCCTCTTGGCGATCGAAGGCGGCGTGGCCACCGCAGTCGTGGACAGAGTGGTCCCGCAAACGGTTGGCGGTACCCCGAGCGCAGCCCTGCTGGTCGCATCCCTGGCACTTCTCTTCGTCGCGGGTCTTGCGATCGCCGCCTGGCAGCTCACCCTGGCCCTGCGGCCTCGGCTCGACAGTGCCAGGAGCACCAACCGGTTCGCCTTTCCGAACCTTGCTCGCAGACAGGACAATTCGCCTCCCGCGCCTGTCCGACAGCACCGGGACGAGGTGTGGGATCTCGTCACCGAACTCGCCCACATCGCAATGGCGAAACACCATCGGGTACGCCGGAGCATGCCTTGGATGATGCTGGCGATGGCGTCCGCCGGAGGACTGATGCTCCTCTCGATCCTCCGAGGCGGGTGA